In the genome of Coregonus clupeaformis isolate EN_2021a chromosome 11, ASM2061545v1, whole genome shotgun sequence, one region contains:
- the LOC121576439 gene encoding TM2 domain-containing protein 1, translated as MAFHRSRLFSLRTLSLGILFYCTYCHFQFVLANDVDSCESLRLGQYICKEPRIDDATQEPENCKDMIAWVECLPAPNVSCRLSNGTEFRFSGEEVGFNKSLPCRNVSGYSYKVAVALSLFLGWLGADRFYLGYPALGLLKFCTVGFCGIGSLVDFMLISMQIVGPSDKSDYIVDYYGARLTRLSITNETYRRTQMSP; from the exons ATGGCGTTTCACAGAAGTCGGCTGTTTTCTTTACGGACCCTATCGTTAGGCATCTTGTTTTACTGTACGTATTGCCATTTCCAATTTGTTCTCGCAAATGATGTCGATAGCTGTGAAAGTCTACGCCTGGGACA GTATATTTGTAAAGAACCAAGGATAGACGATGCCACTCAAGAACCTGAGAATTGCAAGGACATGATTGCTTGGG TGGAATGCCTACCTGCTCCAAACGTCAGCTGCCGCTTGTCCAATGGGACGGAGTTTCGATTCAGTGGAGAGGAGGTGGGCTTTAACAAAAGCCTCCCTTGCAGgaatgt AAGCGGTTACTCCTACAAAGTAGCGGTGGCCCTGTCGCTCTTCCTGGGATGGTTAGGAGCAGATCGCTTCTACCTGGGATACCCAGCTTTAG ggctGCTCAAGTTCTGTACAGTTGGCTTCTGTGGGATTGGGAGCTTGGTGGATTTCATGTTGATCTCAATGCAG ATTGTGGGTCCGTCAGATAAGTCTGACTACATAGTGGACTACTACGGTGCCAGACTCACACGCCTCTCCATCACCAATGAGACGTACAGAAGAACCCAGATGTCTCCCTGA